In Persicobacter psychrovividus, the genomic window ACGCAAATTACCTGTTTGGGATCAGCAGGAGGAGCACAACGAAAAAGAGCCCTCTAATTTTTAATAGAGCGCTCTTTAGCATGTTTTAGCGAAATTTCATTTTGGGTCAATGCCTGTCGGTATAGCCGTTCGGCAGGTAAGTACATTGCGCCATAGATATTTGAAAGGGGCTGTGGTATCCTTGTCGTTTCTTCATAAGTTACTGATTTATTCCGTGGTTTGCATCGGGCAAAAGCTTCAAGCGATGTGATGCAAAATAGGAATGAGCATTTATAATCAGGTGATTTGATGATGGAAACGACCGATACGGCAGCCTCTTTTTTGTCTAAAAATAGAAAGTGGCATCCAATACCAACAAGTCTTTTTTCAGTCGGATGTCCTGCCCATCTCTTGCGGCATTGATCAGCCCGCGTTGGTACATAATCCCCAAACCAATGGTGTTACCAAATGGGAGGTCATACATGATCCCGCCGCCAACAACTAAGGATACATCCATAAAGAAGAATTTCTCGACAATGAATTTGTCGCCACCTGTATCGTCATTGATTTTGAAATCCACGGCAGTTCCAAGTTGAGCATAACCGCTGATGCTTTCTGCGATTTCGTTGGTTCTTAACTTGATGGTCAGTGGAACTTGCAAATAGTGTGTTTTGTATTTTTCAGTGCCTGATTCCCCTGTGGTTTTGTTGGTATAGTCTATTTTGGCTCCTTTTGGCAGGTAAATTAAACCTGTACTGAA contains:
- a CDS encoding porin family protein yields the protein MKTIYLLLSLCLCILFIQPTQAQTDVGAGGDIQLGLKFSPVFSYSRIDNSSPDYDISRGGTGTKFAFGLVADLPFGANYYFSTGLIYLPKGAKIDYTNKTTGESGTEKYKTHYLQVPLTIKLRTNEIAESISGYAQLGTAVDFKINDDTGGDKFIVEKFFFMDVSLVVGGGIMYDLPFGNTIGLGIMYQRGLINAARDGQDIRLKKDLLVLDATFYF